A window of the Plasmodium vivax chromosome 12, whole genome shotgun sequence genome harbors these coding sequences:
- a CDS encoding hypothetical protein, conserved (encoded by transcript PVX_117825A) has translation MKNKVYLLLDEKLFKLKELYFCLTCSKIKNEYNLKQEIEYYFCNGCTQIYTKSESAVYSYECLRCFKCPCCFSCLTISQKWLDGPVKKVCTLEPLSKGGKEGDRWGSNNEVATDHPCEKLNQNGENHVEGSSTGTILSNNRKKSSDEKSSFEGNSALGTDDENEKQGGSSKVGSGKLGSTKLGSGKLGSTKLGSRLYAFFKRGRNVFYFKCPYCLWSSISSVHNTKLDELIGDMIIAERNCVYRRYFQTVLDELLRSNEELKEKRNFKRTNQHAALHKIGKLKSIHELNSYMEAFGTKREDYSLGGLTGKAAATVAAQEEAENTLICKSKMRVDKMPLTDILNGKHIKNREMCRDIFELENEHVQYLDPMEYSPQGGLPEVVHHWEGGSGLVGDDHPSGESQTRGIGEAPPKKQTIEELKIQANTPLIIHAKNDLSIGHIQEYPYNYYKGVNTLQPLRMKLINKKSKRCSTCKQYILKLHNSNVSSSFRLDNNAMKFIPSIYINDFTLVKGKNGILNFVLVNPLDSEMNIKVVPDVEHNFVKNLNGCKIPMNCKSRAASFEFTMDTYDEIIDELINEEKNDIKNVLTRDYTIVKKQNNLALIIISFIYAEEGDTDIILAADQGRKLNFPLTLECSFSDKSKKAHKLKLNLLFTNNISLHPFRHYALRDCD, from the coding sequence ATGAAAAACAAAGTCTACCTGCTGCTGGACGAGAAGTTATTTAAACTGAAGGAGCTATACTTCTGCCTCACttgttcaaaaataaaaaatgaatacaatCTGAAGCAGGAAATCGAATACTACTTTTGCAATGGCTGCACCcaaatatacacaaaaagCGAGTCGGCAGTTTACTCCTACGAATGTTTGCGCTGTTTCAAATGCCCCTGTTGTTTTAGCTGCCTTACCATCTCGCAGAAATGGTTGGATGGGCCAGTTAAGAAGGTATGCACACTGGAGCCACtgagcaaagggggaaaggaggGTGACCGTTGGGGTAGTAACAATGAAGTGGCAACTGACCACCCGTGTGAAAAGCTTAACCAAAATGGTGAGAACCACGTGGAGGGCTCTTCCACCGGCACAATTTTGTCAaataataggaaaaaatcgaGCGATGAGAAAAGTTCCTTCGAAGGGAATAGCGCATTAGGTACGGATGACGAGAATGAGAAacaagggggaagcagcaaagTGGGTAGTGGCAAACTTGGTAGCACCAAACTGGGTAGCGGCAAACTTGGTAGCACCAAACTGGGTAGCAGGTTGTACGCCTTTTTTAAACGGGGAAGGAATGTGTTCTATTTCAAGTGCCCCTACTGCTTGTGGTCCTCCATCAGCTCGGTGCACAACACAAAGTTGGACGAGCTAATTGGAGACATGATAATAGCGGAAAGGAACTGCGTTTATAGGCGGTACTTCCAAACGGTCCTAGACGAGCTGTTAAGAAGCAATGAagagctgaaggagaagagaaaCTTTAAAAGAACAAACCAACATGCCGCTTTGCATAAGATAGGGAAATTAAAGTCCATCCACGAGCTGAACAGTTACATGGAGGCATTCGGCACCAAGAGGGAGGATTACTCACTGGGCGGGTTAACCGGAAAAGCAGCAGCAACTGTCGCGGCGCAGGAAGAGGCAGAAAACACGCTCATATGTAAGTCTAAAATGAGGGTGGACAAAATGCCTCTGACAGATATACTAAACGGGAAACATATTAAAAATCGCGAAATGTGTAGAGACATTTTTGAGTTAGAAAATGAACACGTGCAATATTTAGATCCGATGGAGTATTCTCCTCAGGGGGGGTTACCAGAGGTAGTGCATCACTGggagggaggaagcggcCTTGTGGGGGATGATCATCCCAGTGGGGAGAGTCAAACTCGGGGTATAGGGGAAGCCCCTCCAAAGAAGCAAACCATAGAGGAGTTAAAAATACAAGCGAATACCCCCCTCATTATTCACGCAAAGAATGACCTATCAATTGGACACATACAAGAATACCcgtataattattacaaaggCGTTAACACATTGCAACCCCTGAGAATGAAATTAATAAACAAGAAATCGAAACGGTGCAGTACGTGTAAGCAGTACATACTGAAGCTTCATAACTCGAATGTATCTTCATCCTTTCGACTGGATAATAATGCGATGAAATTTATCCCctcaatatatattaacgaCTTCACATTagtgaaggggaaaaatggaattttaAATTTCGTTTTAGTAAACCCACTCGACTCAGAAATGAACATCAAAGTAGTCCCAGACGTGGaacataattttgtaaaaaatctGAATGGATGTAAAATACCGATGAATTGCAAATCGAGAGCGGCTTCCTTTGAGTTTACGATGGACACTTACGACGAGATTATAGATGAACTgataaatgaagaaaaaaatgacatcaaAAATGTTCTCACACGGGATTATACTATTGTAAAAAAGCAGAATAACCTGGCCTTAATAATTATCAGTTTTATTTACGCAGAAGAGGGGGATACAGACATCATCTTAGCGGCTGATCAGGGGAGGAAACTAAATTTCCCGCTAACTTTGGAGTGTTCCTTTTCTGACAAATCGAAGAAGGCACACAAATTGAAGCTAAATCTGCTCTTCACCAATAACATTAGTTTGCATCCCTTTCGCCATTATGCACTGCGCGACTGCGATTAG